The following DNA comes from Quercus robur chromosome 1, dhQueRobu3.1, whole genome shotgun sequence.
CATCATCCCCAATGCTCTCCCAATAATGTTGGAAGAAAATCGGAGGCATTCCGTCAGGACCCGGCGCTTTCAAAGGGGCCATTTGCTTTAAAGCTATCTCTACCTCTTCCTTTGAGAAGTTTCTGGTTAGGCTGCTGTTCATATCCTCCGAAACCACCCCTTTTGTGCAAAGAACCACCTCCTCAAGCTCTTGCGGGTTGGAGGAAGTAAACAGGTTTTTATAATACTCTACAATCATCCCCGAAACCTCTTGATTACCCGAAAACAATCTGCCCTCAAGATCTTTAAGTACAGAAATGTTATTACGTCGAAATCGCTGAGAAGCACGGTTATGAAAATAACTAGTATTTTTGTCACCCGAAACCATCCAGTGAACATGGCTTCGCTGTTGCCACATTTTTTCCTCTAGTCTAAGAAGCTTGGCAACCTCCCcttttaattgaagaaaaaactCTATCCTTCCTCCATTCACCGCcacttcttcagcttccttcaaagtcttttttttctcccttaaagTGTTGGCAACGTTTCGAAAACCCTTCTTACTCCATACTTTCAACTGAGCTTTACAGGATTCAACATTCTGTATAACTTTGGACATGGGCGGCTCAAAGGAGATAGTTTTCCAAGCTCTTTTAACAGAATCGTGGCAGCCCTGCTCCTCAAGCCACATATGTTCAAACCTCCAGGGGCGTTGAGGCTTTGGCGTGATCCCCTCAGGAAGGATCAAAATTGGGCTATGGTCGGAGGAAGCACCAACCAATGTAATAACCTTTGAAGCAGGAAATAAATCATACCAAGCCACCGAACACACTGCTCTATCCAGCCTTTCCCACACAACACCACCATCCGGGAATTTTTTGAACCAAGTGAATTTGTTTCCTTCGAAACCAAGATCGAACAGACCACATTCATCAAGAACTTCTCGAAATTTTTGCATCTGCCCATACGGCCGTAGCCGTCCTCCTAACTTCTCATGAGTTTTCAGAAGTTCGTTAAAATCAGCACCGCACAACCACGGAATCGAAAAGCGATTATTTAAATCTCTTAATAAATCCCAAGATTTCCACCGAAGCTGAGTTTCAGGTGCTCCGTAAAAACCGGTAAAACGCCAACCATTTTCATTTCCTTTATTAATCAAAGCATCAATGTGATTATGGGAGGAAGACATTACCTGTAAATCCAAGtcttttttccaaaacaacACCAAACCACCACCACGGGTTGATCTAGAGACCCCATGATGATGACCAAAACGAAATGAGTCACGTAAACTGATTAGCCTAAATTCATCCAGCCATGTTTCGGCTAAAAACATCACTGAGGGATCTTGTGCCCGAATTAAGTCTCCGAGCTCTTGAACTGTCTgccggttcccaagcccccgacagTTCCAACATAAAATACTCATTGACTCCGGTGAGGTTGCTCAACAACCTCCGCCGATCTAAGATTCATAGCACGCACCTCACCTTGCTTTTTTGTTTCCCCCTCCTTCCTCtgttttttcatcttttctgCAGAAAATTCCTCACTGCCTTCTAATTCCCCTGCTTTACGTTTCAGAGCTTCAGTCCCATGCATAAACTCTTCTCTCATTTCTGGATTGGGCCTATTTTTTAATCTTGTCCACAGGCCTTTCTTAACTTCACCTACTGGACCGGGCCCAAAGTCAGATATCCCCTGCGTTTCAGAACTAATTTTGTTTGGATTTCCTTTGCTCGATGGGCCAGGCCCAGCCCCATCCCCAGATTTTATTGTAAAGCCTTTTTCCTCTTTCGCGCCCTTTTTTTGTAAGTCTATAGTAGCCTCCTCAGAACCACTTCCCAATGAGACTAACCCCCTGTTTTGCCTGTTCTCTCCTTGGGAAATCTGAACTTTTGGATTACTTACTAGACTCTCCCTTATAACCGTTGGGTCTTCCTGTGAGTCTAGTCCCAAAAAGTTATCTTTTGTCTGCTGCATACTATCGGGTTTCCTGGGATTTGACAAGGGCTGCGTTGGTGAAGCTGCCTTTCCACTCTCCGTACCAGACGCCTCGAATACTGtttctttatttctattttctgaCTTTCCTCGGAAACCGGCTACCAAGTTGGTTTCAGGGAAAATTTCATCCTCCTCCGTCGCTGTCTCCATTCGCTCTACTTCTCCACCGCTTGAATCCCCAACTTCACTGGTTTGATTCCTTTGTTTCACTTCTCTGTCCTTATTTCCCATTCTCGCCTCCTGTGCACTGGTCTGCCTGGACTCGAAGCCTTTGACTTCTAAGCTCCTGCTCTTGTTTGGGCCAAACGAGTTTGCTCTAATCCAGTTACCAAATTGTTGTTGATCAACTGAGAGAGTCCCTTTGCTCTTTATCCATACTTCGCATTCTTTATCGTCATGCAAGAGCCTACCGCACCAGTAACACACATTGGGGAGTTTTTCATACTGAAAAGAGACCCACTGTGTCTGGCCTTCTTCGAACGTCACTTTCCTCCCCCGACATAAGGGGCGAGTCGTATCCACTTTGACCCTGACGCGTAGAAAAGTCCCTCCCTTCCATTCAGAATCCTCACTTTGCTTGATAACAGGACCGATAGTATCACCTATTTCCTTCGCCGTCTCCTTTGTCATAAACTTATAAGGTATATCATGTATTTGAATCCAAAAAGCACAGAACTTAAAGTCTATATCTTTAATGGCCTTCCTATCATCAAAACGTTGAACACTCACCAGATGTCTATCGTAGGACCAAGGTTCACCGAGAAGAACTTTTTCCGCGTCCACTTCCATCTCAAAATCGAAAAGTAAGATATTATTTCCTGCATTTGAAATATGAAAACGATCCCTCGTTCTCCATAGAGGCCTGAAAGTACGAGCCACCGCCTCGATATTCAAAGCTCGTCTAGTATAGAATTTTGCTGCTAGAACAAACTTAGACTCTTGGTGTTTATTAGACAAAATAATAGATTTCCCTTCCCTAACCGATAAGGACAGGTTATCACATTTACTCGTTAATTCCTCCATCTCGTCACTGCTCTGTTTACCACCACACTGTTCTGTTTCCCCACCCCACGAAAAAACAACCCCAAGCCCTCCTAGTGACCGTGTCACTATAGGGAGACAAACTCTTCTTTCTCAAAGAGAAAGGAAACAACACTGCTACAGAGCCCTACCACAGAGAGAAACCCTCTGCAGCTTGAGGCATCTGAGTACCCTAATAGAGATTCTTGTTCAGCACGGACTGGAGGTGAGTGTGTACTATGAGTTTGTTTGTGGAGTTTGTTTGGTCATGAATCTTAGTGCAATAGATTGAAAatacttaacaaaaataatttgggtcAAATTACTGCAATGATATCTTTGCTGCAATAGATTATTATTTCATGTTTGTGTTACaattaattgtaaaattattgataaCAGGTTATTGCAATAATATCTTTGTTGCAACTTCATAATTATCATTGCAATAGTGTAAAATAATTCTAAACATGGCTATAGGGTGTGAACATATGAATATGGTCACATTTAGTAGAGAGGTCGGGATCATAGGTTTGGGAGGTGGTCCCTAATCCTTTGTGTACGAGCTTCTTGTTGGGGGCGTTTAGTAATTATCTGTCGAGCAAAATTGGGTGATAGAGGAGTGATTATGGACTTAGGGACACCATGACTAGTTTGCCAAAGGTAGCTTATGAAGCATTCCGTGATGCTTTTAATGTGCAATCTATCATCCGTTGATCGCACCTGAGTGTTAGTCTTTGAGATATGCTAGAATCAACATGGTTTGAAATAGTTTACTTTCAATAGTGTCTTTCTATTTCTGGGGTAAGACAATCTTGGAAATTCCACCAAGAAACTCTTTAGTTCTTGTAGACCAATTGAGAATAGCTTGTTTTGCTTTTGCTCCATCACCTTCCTAACTTTCTATTGTTGGGAATATCCAGTAAGAGCATATCAAGATTATATTTGATGCGATTGTTGGAACCACCAAGAAACTCTTTAGTTCTTGTAGACCAATTGGGAATAGCTTGTTTTGCTTTTGCTCCATCACCTTCCTAACTTTCTATTGTTGGGAATATCCAGTAAGAGCATATCAAGATTATATTTGATGCGATTGTTGGAATTGTGGGATTTGGTCCCAAGTTTTTCCTAAAAGTGAAAGACGtacttttttgttaaaagaatTAAGTGAGACAACATATGAATTATGTTATTAAGGCATTTGTATATTGTATTACATGGGTATTGCTTTCATTTTCACctaatgccaaaaaaaaaaatcattgcaataacattAGAGTTATTGCAATTATTGATGCAAGTTATAGCAATAAAATCTAAGGTAATAGGTTTTTGCAGCAGAAAATTATGTTGTaataaactccaaatattttaataataattttgatgcaagaatatatatattgttgcaataaaaaaaaattgactgcttcaaatattttataataatagacTATTACTTCATGAATGTTATTTTAATAGATTGAAATAATTGACATAAATAATTCATATAAAATTAATGCAAATATATCTTCGTTTTATagataattatttcatttttttcattgcaatagattgtaaaataattgatatcagTTTATTGCAACGATAACTTCGTTGTGATAAGTTATCAATTCAAAAGTTTTGTTGtaataaattgcaaaaataattggtatcaagttattgtaacaatttatttattttaaattattgcaacaatttatttattttaaattattgcaacaatttatttattttaaattattgcaacaattttccCTAATACAGTAAGGTATTAAAACTCTATTCCACCTCCAAAATTATATGTTATTACAACTGGTATCACTACATCCACTTCCACCGccaattataaattattgaaatttttccACTTCCACCGCCAATTATAAgttattgaaattttttctattGCAACTTGAGAGAGCTTGTGATCTTTGCATTAGTTCTAGCTTGTATCAATGCCAATCATGTGAACAACCAAAATGTCTAATGCCAAAACTTATTACTAGTTAATtagttaggtttttttttttttttttttaagaagctTAACTTTGTTCATATTTTGACATGTCTAGGAAAAGGAAATCAAAACCTCAATAATTGATACCAGACTTAAGtattgattttctatttttctactCAAGGAAAGCGAGATTAAAGAAGGGATTTATTGGGATAATATAAGGCTAAAAGACACGCTagtattaattgattttttttatgttaagtatatatatatatatatatatatatatatatattatgttattgGTATCTACTATTATTGCagcaaaattcaaaaaccttaCATTTATCGTGACGAGTATTCATTCAACGACGTAAATGGCCATGGTACTGGGTGTGCCTCAGTGGCAGCTAGGACCAAAAGTGAAACAATTTTGTTCAACACTTTTCCTAAAATCATTGTAGGTCCAACTCCGTCTGCAAGAATCTATACATATAAAAGCTATAGAGATGAGAGAAACCATGATATTTTTAAGGGTTTTATTGCTGCAATTGAGCAAAGAGTTGATGTGATTTCTATATCAATTGTAATTCAATGATATTGTGGTTGGATCATTTTTGGCTATGAAGTCTAATATACTAACCGTAACTGGTGCTAAGAATTATGGTCCTTCGGAGGCACTACTAAAAACATGGgttatagccacgtttttaaaacACGGCTTTTGCTCCTAACCGTAACATATGAATTATGTTATTAAGGCATTTGTATATTTTAATTTCATGGGTATTGCTTCCATTTTCACCtaatgcccaaaaaaaaaaaaaaaaaaaaatcattacaataacatttaagttattgcaattgTTGATGCAAGTTatagcaataaaaaattatgttgtaataaactctaaatattttaataacaattttgaTGCAATATATTGCTTCCATTTTCACCtaatgcaaacaaaaaaaaaaaaaaaaaaaaatcattgcaataacatttaagttattgcaattgTTGATGCAagttatagaaataaaaaattatgttgtaataaactctaaatattttaataacaacTTTGatgcaataatatatatatatatatatatatatatatattgttgcaataaaaaaaatttggctgcTTCAAATATCTTATAATAATAGACTATTACTTCATGAATGTTATTGTAATAGATTGAAAGAATTGACATAAATAattcatatcaaattattgcaacTATATCTTCGTTTTTATagataattatttcatttttgtcgttgcaatagattgtaaaataattgatatcagtttattgcaacaataaCTTCGTTGCAATAAGTTATCAATTCAAaacttttgttttaataaattgcaaaaataattgatatcaagttattgcaacaatttatttattttaaattattgcaacaattttccCTAATACAATAAGGTATTAAAACTCTATTCCACCTCCAAAATTACATGTTATTGCAACTGGCATCACTACATCCACTTCCACCACCAATTATAagttattgaaatttttttctattgcAACTTGAGAGAGCTTGTGATCCTTCTATTAGTTTTAGCAGGTATCAATGCCAATCATGTGAACAACCAAAATGTCAAATGCCAAAACTTACTAGTTAAttagttaagttttttttttttttttttttttttttttttttttttattttattttataaagaagCTTAACTTTGTTCATATTTTGACATGTCTAGGAAAAGGAAAGCGAGATTAAAGAAGGGATTTATTGAGATGATATAAGGCTAAAAGACACGAAAGACTTATTTTCTagtattaattgattttttatgttatatatatatatatatatatatatttatatttttttatgttaatgGCATCTACTATTATTGTggcaaaattcaaaaacctgACATTTATCGTGACGAGTATTCATTCAACAACGTAAATGGCTATGGTATTGGGTGTGCCTCAGTGGTTGCTGGAACCAAAagtgaaacaatttttttcaacACTTTTCTTGAAACCATTGTAGGTTTAGCTCCATCAGCAAGAATCTATCCATATAAAAGCTATAGAGATGAGAGAAACCATGATATTTTTAAGGGTTTTATTGCGGCAATTGAGCAAAAAGTTGACGTGAATTCTATATCAGTTGcatttaattttacaaaatcatataataatttCAATGATATTGTGGTTGGATCATTTTTGGCTATTAAGTCTAATATACTAACTGTAGCTGCTGCTGGAATTTTGGTCCTTCGGAGGCATTACTAAAAACATGGCTATCGGTCCATTttgtctatagccgcgttttttataGCCATGTATTAAAGCGTGGTCTAAAAATCATGACAATAGATCAACAggtctatagctgcgttttttcAAACGCAGCTATATATCTTAATTTAGCCACGCTTGTTAAACGCGGCTATAACCCTTTTTCCACCTAATTTGGCCATAGCCGTGTTTTACAAACGcagctatagtttttttttttttttttttctttttttctttttgggcaaATCACAAATTCTTGCCTACAATATTCATCTTGTTAACATATTAACTTGTCTACAATAttcatgtttatatatatatatatatatacaatattcctgtctacaatatatatatacacacacattcgAATTAACATAGCAATATTCCTATCTACAATATTCATTCATGATTAGccccaaaaaaacacaaaatcacacAAAAACCACAAAGAAGTGTATATAAAGGACGAGAAGCCCATAGCCAAGGCATCACAAGAACACTATGTAGAGCAAGCAGTTTAATTACCTCAACTGAATGTTCTTCATCCCAATTTTCAATTAAACTCTCCAATATATAAGGAGCATCATGTATTTCTTGATGGACCTATAGTTGTGTTTCAAAAGCATGGCTATAGGTagtctatttaaaaaaaaaaaaaaaaaatccagataAACCTATAGCCGCACTTCTAAACACTTAGAAATGCGGCTATGGACTTAACTTATAGCCGCGATTTAAAAATGCGGGTAGGTCTGTAGTTTaatttgtgtttctttaaaacacggctataggttAGCTATAGCCGCTTTTTTTGTAAACACGGCTATAACCCATGTTTTTTGTAGTGAGGcaatagtaaaaaaatactGCACCATGGATATTAATAGTTGGTGCCTCTTTATCAAAGAGACATTTTATAACTTCTTTGTCAATATATGATTTACAATATGATTTACAAAGATAATTTAATTTACAGAGATTCTTATTAATTTATAgtacattttcctttttaaaatgataataatcTTCCATTATGTTTTCCATCAAGCCTGACATATGTGCACCTGGAGTTGAGGTTTGTGTACTTAACATTAATCATGAATTAAATGATCAATACTGTATCGTAGATGGAACTTCTTTTACTTGCCCACTTGTAGCAGCAAAAGCAATACtaactaaaagaaaattaactaAATTCCTACATGATGTGTGGTGcaacttattattagttttctccaatatttcaataagtttacaaagaacctTATAACTTAATTAGTTGGCACCTTAATTTCCAATAGAGACATTCATGATTCATATCTCCCaactatcaatatatatattaaaaaaaattgaatacatttccttgtaaaaaattgtaatctttatttattttatagacaaaatagaaaTCACACTATACATATGTGTtcacaaattgaaaattgcatgatatagtgGTTAATATAGATAAGCATATTTCATGCTTgctaaaaaaatgcatatatcttTCAATTATTGTTTCTCACATAAATcgtagaaaaattatattaaaatttcattatgttataacaaaataaatgtacTTATtttattacacacacacacacacacatattacaTGTGACTGAAAGGAGTTAGGAAATTTAAAGGACtaagatttattttagtaaattcacaaatatttattttttatgccttttgtgtcaattgttgtcaaagcaactaaacatgagtaaaaatgtcatattctaaatttattattattattccaactaaaaattatctcttatatagggtttataaaaataatcatataaattcatttgatataaataattaatgcacaactatagataattaatataagTATTTTCTCTATTGGCTAATTTAATGAACTAATACTTTGATATAAATACAAACTTTGTTGATTTAGAACCCTAAAAAAAGAGAACTTCGAGAAATGTGTCACATGGCACAACCCTATACTCTTTAACATGAGGTGTTtgcttatatatttatttatactatTGTGGGCTTAATTCATgtattacattttattttattcttttaagcatgacCTAAACCCATGTGACTTATGggggaaattgaggaagtgtggtttggagggcatggGTCGGTtcctttcggaccttttgcatgagcccaACTCATGTGTGCTACCAAGTGGGTAAGGGACACTAGTAGCACCTTAGGCTCATGAAGGAGgtcttgtatccaaaatttACACCCCAAAACAGCTTTTATGCTCTAAGTGACTGTGGCCCAACTTTTCTGCTATATCATTTTTTGCCTAAAACACATAGCTAACCCTAAGTGGTTGGCCTAGTATACTGCAACAACCAAATACAATCTCCAATGACCTGCCATGTCTAGAAAACATCAATCCATGAATTTAAGCTACTTTATTTCCCAAATTATGCAAAAAGTAAGGCATCCCTCTTACCCAATTAAATCAAATCTAACCATAACTTCTTTGATCTATACCTTAGGGTTCAAAACCTCTTTCATTGACCAAAAAAAGTCACTTAAAGCACCCTAAGTTCAATACAAAATACCCCAATCAGATTCAAAATCAACTAACCACGTTCTACCCACAGACCTGAAACTTCAAAGCAAAAGCCCATTCAGCCAGTCAACAATCTCACGATTCCGAAGTTTGGGGGTGGAAACATAGTTATAGgagaaccttccctctcttcctcataaCCTCTCTCAATTTCGTCTTCTTAGTGACTGTGGTTCGAAGTTTCAGACCTGTTGAACCACGTTTTCCCCATAGAGCTGAAACTTGAGGCAAAAACCCACTGAACTAGaaaacattctcacaattctgaaccttaagggtggaaatatgggtacaggaaaaccttccctctcttcctcacaacctctctcaatttcctcttctcagTGACTGCGGGTCGAAATTTTAGacttgttatatttttatactttttctgcacttttgttattagcattttgattctctttTATCAAAGCACTATTAAccttttgttcattatacatttggaattttgggcttgattctccacaataaatacttctaaagaacccaatgggagatttgggctaatatcacatttttggCCTTTGTCGGAAAAACGTCCCCAACAACTATATATAAGAGGTTTCCcctttcaatttaatttttatgtagttTAAAAATACCTTCATTATTGAAGGGaaacttcatttagaaatggagttataaatgtaaaataacaaatttcattttgaagtaaaaaagaGAACTCTTAAGCTACGTTTGGTATACTAAATGTAAATTATATTAagaatagtaatctttattactgggAATAGAAAACATTATAATGAaataactattactattcataagtttggttgttacatatggaaagCTAGTATATGATGATATATaaggaaactttatatttttgtaaatatattaattttaaaacctattatatgttctaagaaataactattacatcCGGTTTAAAGAAGAATGACTATcattcaatttaaagaatagttatttcAATGTAATAACTAATTCATGTAATAAAGATGTAACCAAATGACCGAATTGctattacacatgaataactattctATTAGAGGAGTTATTACAgcataccaaacgtacccttaaaatttaagattttttttcctttacgttcaaaaaagaaatttatttctaaagtttattctttttatttgtttgaaaaataaaaaatatatatttctaaattataatatatgtaaattattaatttttaccaaaaaaaataaaagaaccttTGATCACGCTTGTAAGCACGCACTCAAAggctagtgtgtgtatatatatattagctccTAATAACATATTTATTAACAGATCAAGATATCAATCGATTTTTGATATATACAATATTCAAcctcaaatttattattcaaccATGAGCGgttttttt
Coding sequences within:
- the LOC126692427 gene encoding uncharacterized protein LOC126692427; this encodes MEELTSKCDNLSLSVREGKSIILSNKHQESKFVLAAKFYTRRALNIEAVARTFRPLWRTRDRFHISNAGNNILLFDFEMEVDAEKVLLGEPWSYDRHLVSVQRFDDRKAIKDIDFKFCAFWIQIHDIPYKFMTKETAKEIGDTIGPVIKQSEDSEWKGGTFLRVRVKVDTTRPLCRGRKVTFEEGQTQWVSFQYEKLPNVCYWCGRLLHDDKECEVWIKSKGTLSVDQQQFGNWIRANSFGPNKSRSLEVKGFESRQTSAQEARMGNKDREVKQRNQTSEVGDSSGGEVERMETATEEDEIFPETNLVAGFRGKSENRNKETVFEASGTESGKAASPTQPLSNPRKPDSMQQTKDNFLGLDSQEDPTVIRESLVSNPKVQISQGENRQNRGLVSLGSGSEEATIDLQKKGAKEEKGFTIKSGDGAGPGPSSKGNPNKISSETQGISDFGPGPVGEVKKGLWTRLKNRPNPEMREEFMHGTEALKRKAGELEGSEEFSAEKMKKQRKEGETKKQGEVRAMNLRSAEVVEQPHRSQ